In Prunus dulcis chromosome 1, ALMONDv2, whole genome shotgun sequence, the following are encoded in one genomic region:
- the LOC117617259 gene encoding uncharacterized protein LOC117617259, which yields MGFQGHAYTWKGRKAEGVLIQERLDKGLINSSWQEVWPCSVAIHLPDVGSDHCPILILNEERQEKVSRPFKFEAYWVADQECGEVIHRSWNMNNWRGIVTCWSKKQRRCRYELRKWSRGKYSNAKLKTEKLNAELELLQRDWEENERRIKQIKIELNET from the coding sequence ATGGGGTTCCAAGGGCATGCGTATACTTGGAAAGGGCGCAAAGCTGAAGGGGTGTTGATCCAAGAGCGCCTTGATAAAGGGCTGATAAACTCTAGCTGGCAGGAGGTTTGGCCATGTTCTGTTGCAATTCATCTCCCAGATGTGGGTTCTGACCATTGTCCCATTCTCATTCTAAATGAAGAAAGACAGGAAAAGGTCTCTCGTCCGTTCAAATTCGAAGCTTACTGGGTTGCTGACCAAGAATGTGGAGAAGTGATTCACAGGAGTTGGAACATGAATAATTGGAGGGGTATAGTGACATGCTGGAGTAAAAAGCAAAGAAGGTGCAGATACGAGTTAAGAAAGTGGAGTAGAGGAAAGTATTCAAATGCCAAGTTAAAAACTGAAAAGTTAAATGCTGAGCTTGAGTTGTTACAACGTGACtgggaagaaaatgagagaagaaTTAAGCAGATAAAAATTGAGTTAAATGAGACATGA